A region of Legionella donaldsonii DNA encodes the following proteins:
- a CDS encoding sensor histidine kinase: MHCTEVSPNETQAAVSLPAQDILTCLPCGLVVLNAQGYIVWLNKAAEALLGTGLQGIAWLRVIKQVFAPRADDGHEVSLVNGHRLHVAISSLESLPGQLITLTDVTASRDYEQSKANQHRLMAMGRMTAQLAHQIRTPLSSAILYTEHLAAQPQSDSRCLQWITRLQGCHASIEQQIQELLLFAKGEMIELVSVSLQECCNQLAERAQPFIQAESASFTIDNQSQKDEMLLHKESFIGAVLNLVINALQAKANCISLTIEDQADGGVQFKMIDNGLGMPDDVRGQAFTPFFTTKAQGTGLGLAVVYAVVRAHGGEVMLDSLPGQGSCITINLPG; encoded by the coding sequence ATGCATTGCACTGAGGTTTCTCCAAACGAAACACAAGCAGCAGTCAGCTTACCTGCTCAAGACATTTTAACCTGTCTACCTTGTGGTCTAGTTGTGCTGAATGCGCAAGGTTACATTGTTTGGCTCAATAAAGCAGCTGAGGCTTTGTTAGGAACGGGACTACAGGGAATTGCCTGGCTTAGGGTAATTAAGCAAGTGTTCGCTCCTCGCGCCGATGATGGTCATGAAGTTTCTTTAGTGAATGGTCATAGATTACATGTAGCCATTTCTTCGCTCGAAAGTTTACCAGGACAATTAATTACCTTAACAGACGTCACCGCTAGCCGTGATTATGAACAATCCAAAGCAAATCAGCATCGTTTAATGGCTATGGGTAGAATGACCGCCCAGCTTGCTCACCAGATTAGGACCCCTTTGTCATCAGCAATACTCTACACAGAGCATTTAGCCGCGCAGCCGCAGAGTGATAGCCGTTGTTTACAGTGGATTACTCGTTTACAAGGTTGCCATGCCAGTATAGAACAGCAAATTCAAGAGTTGTTGTTATTTGCCAAAGGTGAAATGATTGAGCTTGTTTCGGTATCATTACAAGAGTGTTGTAATCAGTTAGCTGAACGAGCACAGCCTTTTATTCAGGCTGAGTCTGCAAGTTTTACGATTGATAATCAATCACAGAAAGATGAAATGCTTTTGCATAAAGAGTCATTTATCGGGGCTGTGTTAAATCTCGTTATCAATGCCTTGCAAGCCAAGGCAAATTGTATCAGTCTCACCATTGAGGATCAGGCCGATGGTGGCGTGCAATTTAAAATGATCGACAATGGTCTCGGGATGCCTGATGATGTAAGAGGGCAGGCCTTTACGCCCTTTTTCACAACGAAAGCACAGGGAACAGGATTAGGGCTTGCTGTTGTTTATGCAGTTGTAAGAGCGCACGGTGGAGAGGTTATGTTAGATTCTTTACCAGGGCAAGGGAGTTGTATAACGATTAATCTACCAGGATAA
- a CDS encoding DedA family protein has product MQTIHQLLNYILHIDTYLIAFVSAYGIWTYLALFAIIFCETGLVITPFLPGDSLLFAAGSLAAQQSTPLSILPLFSLLVIASIAGNQINYFIGKAIGPRVFSANHSRLLNKKYLIEAHQFYERHGGKTIILARFIPIIRTFAPFVAGVGYMTVSLFSIYNLVSALFWVGSLLSLGYFFGSIPIIKDNFAIVIYGIIALSLLPPVLAFLYRKINAATHKLV; this is encoded by the coding sequence ATGCAAACTATACATCAATTATTAAATTATATCTTACATATAGATACTTATCTTATTGCTTTTGTATCAGCATATGGTATTTGGACCTATCTAGCATTGTTCGCCATTATATTTTGCGAAACAGGGCTAGTTATAACCCCTTTTCTACCAGGTGATTCGTTACTTTTTGCTGCAGGCAGTCTTGCAGCACAGCAAAGTACACCTTTGAGTATTCTGCCTTTATTCAGTCTATTAGTAATCGCATCGATTGCCGGAAACCAAATAAATTACTTCATAGGAAAAGCTATTGGTCCACGGGTATTTTCTGCAAATCATTCTCGATTATTGAATAAAAAATACTTAATTGAAGCCCATCAGTTTTATGAAAGGCATGGGGGGAAAACAATTATCCTCGCTCGCTTTATTCCTATCATTCGCACCTTTGCCCCTTTTGTGGCAGGAGTCGGCTATATGACCGTCTCACTATTTTCCATCTACAATCTGGTTAGTGCTCTATTTTGGGTGGGCAGCTTGCTCAGTTTAGGGTATTTTTTTGGTTCTATTCCCATTATTAAGGACAATTTTGCCATCGTTATTTATGGTATTATTGCCCTCTCCCTTCTACCACCCGTTTTGGCTTTTCTCTATCGTAAGATAAATGCTGCCACCCACAAACTTGTTTAG